The following proteins come from a genomic window of Brevibacillus antibioticus:
- a CDS encoding amidohydrolase — protein MEERWFARLQEIYPELVAFRRDLHMYPELSFQEENTAKKVADKLASFGIEVQTGVGGMGVVGLLRGGKPGKTVALRADFDALPIHDEKEVPYKSRIPGVMHACGHDIHTSGLLGVAQVLSEFRDELPGNVVFLHQFAEELPPGGAKAMVEAGCLEGVDVVYGAHVASELPVGTVGIGHGYITAAADSFEIVLYGKGGHGAYPHTSVDPIVLGSQVVMNLQQIASRQVDPLKQVVLSVCSFVGGGEAFNVIPDQVKLKGTVRTYDEEVRSAVEQSLKRIVEASCQAVDATCEIMYQRGYPATWNDETETPLLAAEAKRIFGEDRVLKIPPGMGGEDFAYFAQERPATFFMVGGRNPEIQATYPHHHPKFDVDERSMIQTGQLFIAALLAYQARHQ, from the coding sequence ATGGAAGAAAGATGGTTTGCCCGGCTGCAGGAAATTTATCCAGAGCTTGTTGCATTCAGACGTGATTTGCATATGTATCCCGAGCTTTCCTTTCAGGAGGAAAACACAGCGAAGAAAGTAGCGGACAAGTTGGCTTCTTTTGGTATAGAAGTACAAACCGGTGTCGGCGGCATGGGTGTTGTTGGTCTCTTGAGGGGGGGAAAGCCAGGAAAAACGGTTGCGTTGCGCGCTGACTTCGATGCCTTGCCCATTCATGATGAAAAAGAAGTACCGTATAAGTCCCGCATTCCAGGCGTCATGCACGCGTGCGGTCACGATATACATACCTCAGGACTTTTGGGAGTCGCACAAGTGTTGAGCGAGTTTCGCGATGAGCTCCCAGGAAATGTGGTATTCCTGCATCAGTTCGCGGAAGAGCTGCCACCCGGTGGCGCCAAAGCCATGGTGGAGGCGGGTTGCCTCGAAGGAGTCGATGTCGTATATGGCGCACACGTTGCCTCCGAGCTTCCTGTAGGCACTGTTGGGATCGGTCATGGCTACATTACGGCAGCAGCAGACAGCTTCGAGATCGTCTTGTACGGAAAAGGCGGGCACGGTGCTTATCCTCATACCTCCGTTGATCCAATCGTATTGGGCAGTCAGGTTGTCATGAATTTGCAGCAGATTGCCAGCCGTCAGGTAGATCCGCTAAAACAAGTCGTTCTGTCTGTTTGCTCCTTCGTGGGCGGGGGCGAAGCATTCAACGTCATCCCTGACCAAGTGAAGCTCAAGGGAACCGTACGCACGTATGACGAGGAAGTGAGGAGTGCGGTCGAGCAATCACTGAAGCGTATCGTGGAAGCCAGCTGTCAGGCAGTCGACGCTACTTGCGAAATCATGTATCAGCGCGGCTACCCAGCTACTTGGAACGATGAGACAGAGACGCCGCTACTTGCAGCCGAAGCCAAACGTATTTTTGGTGAAGATCGCGTACTGAAAATTCCACCTGGCATGGGCGGAGAGGATTTTGCTTACTTTGCCCAGGAGCGCCCCGCTACCTTCTTCATGGTCGGTGGACGAAACCCGGAGATTCAGGCGACGTATCCGCATCATCATCCCAAATTCGATGTCGATGAGCGCTCCATGATCCAGACCGGTCAGTTATTCATTGCAGCGTTGCTTGCCTATCAGGCACGTCATCAATAA
- a CDS encoding sugar phosphate isomerase/epimerase family protein codes for MAFQKGINAWCFPKETSVQEMFRQAKAHGFQGVELNLDEGDAPFHLEMTEQELKGLADEAGELGLELPSVSTALLWKYPLTHNEEAIREQGIRVVEKMIEAASIFGSRTVLVVPGLVTAEVSYDTAYERACEALQRLAKKAEQHQVYIGVENVWNKFLLSPLEMARLIDEVDSPWVGAYFDVGNVLQFGFPEQWIRILGKRIQAIHVKDFKTTTGNITGFVPLLAGDIPWNRVVEALREIGYEGYIIPEISPYSQLPEQLIVHTSQALDAIFQS; via the coding sequence ATGGCTTTTCAAAAGGGAATCAATGCTTGGTGCTTCCCAAAGGAAACGAGCGTGCAAGAAATGTTTCGCCAGGCGAAAGCACATGGCTTTCAAGGGGTAGAACTAAATTTGGACGAGGGAGATGCTCCCTTTCATCTAGAGATGACAGAGCAGGAATTAAAGGGGCTAGCAGATGAGGCTGGCGAGCTCGGTTTGGAGCTGCCAAGCGTCTCTACTGCTCTTTTATGGAAATATCCATTGACACACAATGAGGAAGCGATCCGCGAGCAAGGCATTCGTGTTGTCGAGAAAATGATAGAGGCGGCAAGCATTTTTGGCTCACGGACCGTCCTCGTCGTCCCAGGTCTCGTAACGGCTGAGGTGTCGTATGATACGGCCTACGAGCGAGCGTGTGAAGCCTTGCAGCGCTTGGCGAAAAAGGCGGAGCAGCATCAGGTATACATCGGGGTAGAAAACGTGTGGAACAAGTTTTTGCTTAGTCCACTGGAGATGGCCCGCTTGATCGATGAAGTAGACAGTCCGTGGGTAGGCGCTTATTTTGATGTAGGCAACGTGTTGCAATTCGGTTTTCCTGAGCAATGGATTCGCATTTTGGGCAAGAGAATCCAAGCTATTCACGTCAAAGATTTCAAGACAACGACAGGCAACATCACAGGTTTCGTGCCGCTGCTCGCTGGCGATATCCCATGGAACCGCGTGGTGGAAGCGTTGCGTGAGATCGGGTATGAAGGCTACATCATCCCGGAAATCTCGCCTTATAGCCAGTTGCCTGAGCAATTGATCGTGCATACGTCCCAAGCGTTGGACGCCATTTTTCAATCGTGA
- a CDS encoding MFS transporter produces MNPRVFILAIATFVVGTVELIIGGTLDLIARDLQVSISTAGQLITIFSLAFAVAAPLLLHVTRRVERKKLYLYALAAFFLSNVLAALSPSYAVLMTARILSAASSSILIVLSITIATSLVEPAYRGRAIGVIFMGISGSLVLGVPVGLALGNAFGWRAPFWLIAALSIVAMFFILMFLPKVQTAPPIPLRDQMATLRSGKLFSALFIVLLMLTGHLTLYAYFTPYLQTTMNIDGTTLSWIYLLFGLAAVAGGGIGGWIADKWGATKSILFIIPVFGLIMCVLPFFTGSLYLFLPIMVIWSALSWAISPAQQNYLISCSPATADIQLSLNTSAQHLGIALGSLAGGLVVERSSVIYTPWVGAVFVLLSFGFAFYSISRPFQAQESQVVQSAPGHHA; encoded by the coding sequence TTGAATCCACGTGTCTTCATCTTAGCGATCGCTACCTTTGTCGTAGGTACGGTGGAATTGATTATCGGTGGTACACTCGATCTAATTGCTCGTGATCTTCAGGTATCGATTAGCACCGCCGGACAATTAATCACCATTTTCTCGCTTGCCTTTGCTGTTGCCGCTCCTCTGCTCCTGCATGTTACGAGGCGTGTCGAGCGCAAAAAGCTATACTTGTATGCATTAGCAGCCTTTTTCCTCAGTAATGTACTTGCGGCACTTAGTCCGAGCTACGCTGTATTAATGACGGCGCGCATCTTGAGCGCAGCAAGTAGTTCCATCCTGATTGTGCTGTCGATTACGATTGCGACGAGTCTGGTGGAACCTGCATATCGCGGCCGCGCCATTGGCGTTATTTTCATGGGGATTAGCGGTTCGCTCGTACTGGGGGTCCCTGTCGGACTGGCTCTGGGGAATGCCTTCGGATGGCGTGCCCCATTTTGGCTCATTGCGGCTCTGAGTATCGTTGCAATGTTTTTTATCCTCATGTTTTTGCCAAAAGTTCAAACCGCACCGCCGATTCCGCTGCGTGATCAAATGGCCACCCTCCGTAGCGGCAAGCTATTCAGCGCCTTGTTTATCGTTTTGTTAATGCTGACAGGTCACTTGACGCTGTATGCATACTTTACCCCTTATCTACAAACGACGATGAATATAGACGGAACGACACTGAGCTGGATCTATCTCTTGTTCGGGCTTGCTGCCGTTGCAGGGGGTGGTATTGGCGGTTGGATTGCAGACAAATGGGGAGCAACCAAGAGCATCCTGTTCATTATTCCAGTGTTCGGCTTGATCATGTGTGTCTTGCCGTTTTTTACAGGCTCGCTTTATTTGTTCTTGCCTATCATGGTCATCTGGAGTGCGCTAAGCTGGGCTATTTCGCCAGCACAGCAGAACTATTTGATCTCCTGCTCACCTGCTACTGCGGACATTCAATTAAGCTTGAATACTTCTGCCCAGCATTTAGGTATCGCTCTTGGCTCTCTGGCTGGCGGCCTCGTCGTCGAGCGGTCATCTGTCATCTACACGCCTTGGGTTGGAGCCGTGTTCGTCCTGCTTTCGTTCGGGTTTGCCTTTTACTCGATCTCACGTCCATTTCAAGCACAGGAAAGCCAAGTAGTGCAGTCTGCGCCAGGACACCATGCATAG
- a CDS encoding ATP-binding protein, with translation MTSPHPKNPRVLLIMLISSILVLILTCVSIAISYFNTIQSVRLSIANQSMKAASTVADSLDVDAYQEFLRNPVKETPAYKRVEQQLNQAREQFGLLYLYTIQVNEDRQSGRAMIVARPPSAQQNFDIGMPIDLSSEHIQMIYEGSSAYYSDIIRDPDYGVYMSAGAPLRDREGRIIGIIGVDTDVAIIEDIGDDVVRSSIPVFAIQGLFVVVLILLVLCMERWYQRAIKAAVDETEETYQDELRSVICSMRSIRHDFVNHMQVLYGLIECGYYPKARDYVQSLLKETKLLDLTVRFANPALMVLLHTKWEQAKSKQIVMQFEECSDPIDSIPSIDLIKILSNLIDNAIEAAELADGEKRVSISFCCDEEHVIFRVENTGPEITPEQRARIFERGYTTKTEKQYGSRGTGLTIVDAVVHKYKGKIEVWSEQGITRFTVWLPVK, from the coding sequence ATGACGAGTCCACACCCAAAAAATCCCAGAGTACTACTCATTATGCTCATTTCTAGCATCCTTGTTTTGATCTTGACTTGTGTAAGCATCGCGATTTCCTATTTCAATACGATTCAATCCGTCCGACTCTCCATTGCGAATCAAAGTATGAAAGCTGCTTCTACAGTAGCAGACAGTCTAGATGTCGACGCGTATCAGGAGTTTTTACGAAATCCGGTAAAAGAGACGCCCGCCTATAAACGAGTCGAACAGCAATTGAATCAAGCGCGTGAGCAGTTCGGTCTGCTGTATTTATACACGATTCAAGTCAATGAAGACAGGCAGAGTGGTCGCGCGATGATCGTCGCAAGACCTCCAAGTGCGCAGCAAAATTTTGATATCGGTATGCCTATTGATCTATCTTCTGAGCACATTCAAATGATTTACGAAGGATCATCAGCGTACTACTCAGATATTATCAGGGATCCAGATTACGGGGTCTACATGTCTGCGGGCGCGCCGCTTAGAGATAGAGAAGGAAGAATCATCGGAATCATCGGAGTAGATACGGACGTAGCTATTATCGAGGACATTGGAGATGATGTCGTTCGTAGCAGCATTCCTGTTTTTGCGATTCAAGGTTTGTTTGTCGTCGTACTGATCCTCCTGGTTCTTTGCATGGAACGCTGGTACCAACGCGCCATCAAGGCAGCAGTTGACGAGACGGAAGAAACCTATCAGGATGAATTGCGCTCAGTCATTTGTTCGATGCGCTCCATACGCCATGATTTCGTCAATCACATGCAAGTGCTCTACGGTTTGATCGAATGCGGATATTATCCAAAAGCACGAGATTACGTGCAATCGCTGCTGAAAGAAACCAAGCTTCTGGACCTCACCGTGAGGTTTGCGAATCCTGCCTTAATGGTATTGCTTCACACCAAATGGGAGCAGGCTAAGTCCAAACAAATCGTGATGCAATTTGAAGAATGTTCTGATCCAATCGATAGCATTCCTTCCATTGATCTGATCAAAATTTTATCGAATCTGATTGATAATGCAATTGAAGCGGCTGAGTTAGCGGATGGGGAAAAGCGAGTCAGCATTTCTTTTTGTTGTGATGAAGAACACGTTATTTTCCGAGTTGAAAATACAGGCCCAGAAATAACGCCAGAACAACGTGCACGTATTTTCGAGCGTGGCTATACAACGAAAACAGAGAAACAATATGGCTCGCGTGGAACGGGTCTGACGATCGTAGATGCAGTTGTTCACAAGTACAAGGGGAAAATTGAAGTTTGGTCCGAACAGGGAATCACGAGATTTACCGTCTGGTTGCCAGTGAAATAG
- a CDS encoding FAD-dependent monooxygenase, which produces MSNEKHALIIGAGLSGLALALALKQKGWQVTLYEQVKEHKGIGAGIVLAANAMKVLDKLGVGQEVRELGAAVRSARIRDWMGNLLVELPVAEQAKRYGTDSYLIHRADLQQAFLAKISTQELVLGKQFVSFSQEEERVHAAFADGSSTHGTILIGADGIHSCVRKSLFGEESMRYSGYTAIRGIATYQDPRYPLESGGGFEAWGRGIRFGFSHIGNNRIHWFAAINAPEGEREGPMGRKRETLRRLEGWYEPVRAVIEATEDAAILRHDIYDRTPLSRWSEGRATLVGDAAHPMLPNLGQGAGQGMEDALVLARCLAEDDTDSASALRMYEEKRKKRANAIVKGSRVMGAVTQWENPLAIAARHFLLKTIPARIQSKRLDWIVGHEV; this is translated from the coding sequence ATGAGCAACGAAAAACACGCGCTGATCATCGGGGCAGGTTTGAGCGGGCTTGCTTTGGCGCTTGCCTTGAAGCAAAAGGGCTGGCAAGTGACGCTTTATGAGCAGGTAAAGGAGCATAAAGGCATCGGTGCTGGAATCGTTTTGGCTGCCAATGCCATGAAGGTATTGGATAAGCTGGGAGTCGGACAGGAAGTACGTGAGCTGGGAGCGGCTGTCCGTTCAGCAAGGATTCGCGACTGGATGGGAAATTTGTTAGTCGAGCTGCCTGTCGCGGAACAAGCAAAACGGTACGGAACTGACAGCTACTTAATTCATCGGGCGGATCTACAGCAGGCTTTTTTGGCGAAAATCTCGACGCAGGAATTGGTTTTAGGCAAGCAGTTCGTTTCTTTTTCTCAAGAAGAGGAAAGGGTTCATGCCGCTTTTGCAGATGGGTCCAGTACACATGGGACGATTCTGATCGGAGCGGACGGAATTCACTCCTGTGTACGGAAGAGCTTGTTCGGTGAAGAGTCGATGAGATACTCCGGGTATACGGCGATTCGCGGAATTGCAACTTACCAAGACCCTCGCTATCCACTAGAATCAGGAGGCGGCTTTGAAGCATGGGGCAGGGGGATTCGATTCGGGTTTTCCCATATCGGCAACAATCGAATTCACTGGTTTGCCGCCATCAATGCACCTGAGGGAGAAAGAGAAGGACCGATGGGGCGGAAGCGAGAGACTTTGCGCAGACTGGAAGGCTGGTATGAGCCAGTACGTGCAGTGATTGAAGCGACAGAGGATGCAGCCATCTTGCGGCATGATATATACGACCGTACACCACTCAGCAGATGGAGTGAGGGCCGGGCTACATTAGTGGGCGATGCTGCACACCCGATGCTGCCGAATCTGGGGCAAGGGGCGGGTCAGGGAATGGAAGACGCACTTGTGCTAGCCAGATGCTTGGCAGAAGACGACACGGACTCGGCTTCCGCTTTGCGCATGTATGAAGAAAAACGGAAGAAGCGGGCGAATGCGATTGTGAAAGGTTCCCGCGTGATGGGGGCAGTCACCCAATGGGAAAATCCGCTGGCCATCGCGGCTCGTCATTTCCTGCTAAAAACGATCCCTGCCCGCATCCAGAGCAAAAGACTGGACTGGATTGTCGGACACGAGGTGTGA
- a CDS encoding Gfo/Idh/MocA family protein, whose product MKIGIISVAHMHAYSYANAVAKLDGVQLVGVADEDEGRGKAAAETFGVPFFADYHELLATDIDAVIVTSENAKHQEHTLAAAKAGKHILCEKPLATTAEAAPEMIDFCREQGVILQTAFPVRFHPAVVRAKQLVEQGKVGRVMAIRGTNRGQNPGGWFVDPEKSGGGAVIDHTVHVVDLMRWFMNAEVREVYAEIDSKFSDTPIDDCGILTMEFENGVFATLDCSWSRNKSFPTWGDVTMEIIGTEGTISLDAFSQKLDVYSNEKGLKWVNWGDDMDSQLVKDFVTSVREKKAPSITGEDGLRAVEVALAAYRSAEQKQPVVLR is encoded by the coding sequence ATGAAAATCGGAATCATCAGTGTTGCACATATGCATGCATACAGTTACGCAAATGCGGTTGCGAAATTAGATGGGGTTCAATTGGTCGGGGTAGCAGATGAGGATGAAGGGCGTGGAAAGGCGGCGGCTGAAACGTTTGGTGTTCCGTTCTTCGCCGATTATCATGAGCTGCTCGCAACGGATATCGATGCGGTCATCGTCACCTCGGAAAACGCCAAGCACCAAGAGCATACGTTAGCGGCAGCGAAGGCTGGCAAGCACATCTTGTGCGAAAAACCGTTGGCGACAACAGCCGAGGCTGCTCCAGAGATGATCGACTTTTGCCGCGAGCAAGGTGTCATTTTGCAGACAGCATTCCCCGTGCGATTCCATCCGGCTGTCGTTCGAGCAAAGCAGTTGGTGGAGCAAGGCAAGGTCGGACGGGTCATGGCAATCCGGGGTACGAACCGCGGACAAAATCCTGGTGGTTGGTTCGTTGATCCCGAGAAATCCGGCGGAGGTGCAGTGATCGATCACACGGTTCACGTTGTTGATTTGATGCGTTGGTTTATGAACGCTGAAGTGCGTGAGGTTTACGCGGAGATAGACAGCAAGTTTTCCGATACGCCGATTGATGATTGCGGCATTTTGACCATGGAATTTGAGAATGGGGTATTTGCCACACTCGATTGCAGCTGGTCTCGCAACAAGTCCTTCCCGACATGGGGAGACGTGACGATGGAAATTATCGGGACAGAGGGCACAATTTCGCTAGACGCTTTTTCTCAAAAGCTGGATGTGTATTCCAATGAAAAAGGCTTGAAGTGGGTCAACTGGGGCGATGACATGGACAGTCAATTGGTCAAGGATTTCGTCACCAGCGTGCGAGAAAAGAAAGCGCCGTCGATTACGGGTGAAGACGGCTTGCGGGCTGTGGAAGTTGCACTCGCCGCTTATCGATCCGCTGAACAGAAGCAACCAGTCGTATTACGCTAG
- a CDS encoding Gfo/Idh/MocA family protein, with translation MSVRVGMIGVGGIGQHHLKGLLTDERVKVVAVCDVNQEAAIETAERIGAHGYTSWRELLEAEKLDALFVCVPPFAHEEIEETAAAKGIHLFVEKPIGLDIQKVNEKQAAIEKAGIITATGYCLRYLDIVQEAKAYLEGKSIALVRGHYLTKFVATPWWREMGKSGGQLVEQATHTLDMMRYLAGDIEKVYAQMALLVSRDIPNIDIPDVTSISMVFQSGALGHLDTCFIQPDHRTNVEILGKDFRIMIDGKKLAIMDEQGTRTKESTVDMYVEQDRAFITAIMTGDRSLILSPYESARKTLEVTLAANQSAQEEKPVTILRKGE, from the coding sequence ATGAGTGTACGTGTAGGCATGATCGGCGTAGGTGGAATCGGGCAGCATCATCTAAAAGGCTTGTTGACGGACGAAAGGGTAAAGGTCGTTGCTGTGTGCGACGTGAATCAAGAGGCGGCTATAGAAACTGCTGAGCGCATTGGGGCGCATGGCTACACCTCGTGGCGTGAGCTATTGGAGGCAGAAAAGCTGGATGCTTTGTTCGTATGTGTCCCTCCTTTTGCACATGAAGAGATTGAGGAAACGGCGGCGGCGAAAGGCATTCATTTGTTTGTGGAAAAGCCAATTGGACTCGACATTCAGAAAGTAAACGAAAAGCAAGCAGCGATTGAAAAGGCAGGGATTATCACTGCGACTGGCTATTGCCTACGCTATCTCGATATCGTGCAGGAAGCGAAAGCGTACTTGGAGGGCAAGTCGATTGCACTCGTCCGGGGCCATTATTTGACCAAGTTCGTTGCAACACCTTGGTGGAGGGAAATGGGCAAGTCGGGTGGACAGCTTGTCGAGCAGGCGACACATACGCTGGACATGATGCGGTATTTGGCAGGAGATATCGAGAAAGTCTATGCGCAGATGGCCTTGCTCGTCTCGCGTGACATTCCAAACATCGATATTCCAGACGTGACTTCCATTAGTATGGTGTTTCAGTCAGGGGCACTAGGACATCTGGATACGTGCTTCATCCAGCCGGATCACCGTACGAATGTAGAAATCTTGGGCAAAGATTTCCGCATCATGATTGACGGAAAGAAATTAGCGATCATGGATGAGCAGGGAACACGTACAAAAGAGAGCACGGTGGATATGTATGTGGAGCAAGATCGGGCGTTTATTACAGCGATTATGACTGGGGACCGCAGCTTGATTCTGTCGCCGTATGAATCAGCAAGAAAGACGCTAGAAGTAACGTTGGCAGCGAATCAATCGGCACAAGAAGAAAAGCCGGTCACCATTTTGAGAAAAGGGGAGTGA
- a CDS encoding ROK family protein — protein sequence MNQDKPYAIGIDLGGTKIMAAIVDEHGNILRQANAATQTKEAAQAVISRIGDLVQTVLDDSGIHLSRIRGIGIATAGIIDTQRQMVIFASNLNWSDVPIGAMLQERFGVAVQVINDANAAAVAEWAFGSARGTKDLIYVTVSTGVGAGIISGGRLITGIGDSAGEFGHISLDPKGPQCVCGNRGCLENYTSGLALASRAREQLRQGVTSSLLVENGNDLSRITAREVGEAAVRGDLLSMTLMKEAGYYLGVGLTNLIHLFNPQVIVIGGGVMKNGQLLLAEAKNVIRKRSIARMANQASIQLTTIGAEAGVLGAAGMYYPSEREMVEV from the coding sequence ATGAATCAAGACAAACCATATGCCATCGGGATTGATCTGGGAGGCACGAAGATCATGGCCGCGATCGTCGATGAGCATGGTAATATCCTCAGGCAGGCGAACGCAGCGACCCAAACAAAAGAGGCAGCGCAGGCAGTCATTAGTCGTATCGGTGATTTGGTGCAGACTGTTCTAGATGATAGTGGCATCCATCTCTCACGCATTCGCGGGATCGGGATTGCCACTGCGGGAATTATTGATACGCAGCGTCAAATGGTCATTTTTGCGAGCAATCTAAACTGGAGCGATGTGCCGATCGGCGCGATGCTTCAGGAGAGGTTTGGCGTAGCCGTGCAAGTGATCAATGATGCCAATGCAGCAGCGGTAGCAGAATGGGCGTTTGGAAGTGCACGAGGCACGAAAGACTTGATCTATGTAACGGTCAGTACGGGTGTTGGTGCTGGTATTATTAGTGGAGGACGGCTGATTACAGGTATCGGCGATAGTGCTGGGGAGTTCGGGCATATTTCGCTTGATCCAAAAGGACCGCAGTGCGTGTGCGGGAATAGAGGATGCCTGGAAAATTACACGTCTGGGCTGGCTTTGGCAAGTAGAGCCAGGGAGCAGCTTCGACAGGGTGTTACAAGCTCGTTGCTCGTTGAAAATGGGAATGACTTGAGCAGGATAACGGCTAGAGAGGTAGGAGAGGCAGCGGTTCGGGGAGATTTACTCAGCATGACCTTGATGAAGGAAGCTGGTTATTATCTCGGGGTCGGGCTGACCAATCTGATCCATCTGTTCAATCCGCAGGTGATTGTCATTGGTGGCGGTGTGATGAAGAACGGACAGCTACTGCTTGCAGAAGCGAAGAACGTCATTCGCAAGCGCTCTATCGCTCGGATGGCAAACCAAGCGAGCATCCAGTTGACTACAATTGGTGCGGAAGCAGGTGTGCTCGGTGCTGCAGGCATGTATTATCCGTCCGAGCGTGAAATGGTTGAGGTATAA
- a CDS encoding TrmB family transcriptional regulator: protein MLQTFGFSLYESKVYEALASSGEPLDAAMVVKHSGVPKAKVYEVLNRLVEKGMVLDTVSEKKKRYTALPLDSLVEKLTRQFQTDVKKLTSSLSHKTVRDDRVWSLKVDESIRAECKQLIQRATRSIRISAWSDDFLEYVPLLERKEKEGVEIEALVIGQINTKLSCVHSFIPVQEHQGLERYQLIVADQDEMIFAGEEDTGWHAIKTRGQPFVKFFADSFYHDVALTKITQKYVDQLFDDEEIRKMIIRLRY, encoded by the coding sequence ATGCTGCAAACATTTGGTTTTTCTTTGTATGAGAGCAAAGTTTATGAAGCGTTGGCGTCTAGCGGTGAGCCTCTCGATGCGGCAATGGTCGTGAAGCATTCGGGGGTGCCAAAGGCCAAAGTTTACGAGGTGTTGAATCGTCTGGTAGAAAAGGGGATGGTCCTTGACACCGTATCCGAAAAGAAAAAGCGGTATACAGCCCTTCCCCTGGACAGCCTGGTAGAAAAGCTGACCCGCCAATTTCAAACGGACGTTAAAAAATTGACCAGCTCCCTTTCTCATAAAACCGTACGCGATGACCGAGTCTGGAGCCTGAAGGTTGACGAATCGATCCGCGCGGAATGCAAACAATTGATCCAACGTGCGACTCGGTCTATTCGTATCTCCGCCTGGTCCGATGATTTTTTAGAGTATGTACCCCTACTGGAGAGGAAAGAAAAGGAAGGCGTAGAGATCGAAGCCTTGGTGATCGGGCAGATTAACACCAAGCTTTCCTGTGTTCATTCCTTTATCCCTGTGCAAGAGCATCAAGGCTTGGAGCGCTATCAGCTAATCGTAGCGGACCAAGATGAAATGATTTTTGCAGGCGAGGAGGATACGGGCTGGCATGCGATCAAGACACGCGGTCAACCGTTCGTCAAATTTTTTGCCGATTCTTTTTACCATGATGTCGCACTGACAAAAATCACCCAAAAATATGTGGATCAACTGTTTGACGATGAAGAAATCCGCAAGATGATCATCCGCCTCCGATACTGA
- the cysK gene encoding cysteine synthase A, translating to MSVYQNITELIGNTPIVRLRRMVPEGAAEVFVKLEKFNPSGSVKDRAAYNLILTAEQAGLIQPGDTIIEPTSGNTGIGLAMNAAAKGYRAILVMPDNMSKERINILRAYGAEVVLTPSELRMPGAIAKAQELQKEIPRSFIPQQFENQANPDIHRTTTAEEIFAQTNGRLDAFVATAGTGGTITGTGEALREKLPELYIAVVEPKGSPVLSGGKPGPHKLVGTSPGFVPHILNTSIYNEIIQIADEEALQSMRQLAALEGILVGPSSGASVFAAITIAKRLGVGKRVVCIAPDTGERYLSMNLF from the coding sequence ATGAGCGTCTACCAGAACATTACCGAATTGATTGGAAATACGCCGATTGTTCGACTGAGGCGCATGGTTCCTGAAGGAGCAGCAGAAGTTTTTGTGAAGCTGGAGAAATTCAATCCGTCTGGGAGTGTGAAGGATCGCGCTGCCTACAATCTGATTTTGACGGCTGAGCAAGCGGGACTGATTCAACCCGGGGATACGATCATAGAGCCGACGAGCGGGAATACCGGAATCGGCTTGGCGATGAATGCCGCAGCAAAAGGCTATCGCGCGATTTTGGTCATGCCTGACAATATGTCGAAGGAACGGATCAATATTTTGAGAGCATATGGGGCAGAGGTTGTATTGACACCGAGCGAGCTGAGGATGCCGGGGGCGATTGCCAAAGCGCAAGAGCTGCAAAAAGAGATTCCGCGCAGCTTTATTCCCCAGCAATTCGAGAATCAGGCAAACCCGGACATCCATCGAACGACGACGGCTGAGGAGATTTTTGCGCAAACGAATGGTCGACTGGATGCTTTTGTCGCCACAGCTGGGACGGGCGGAACGATTACCGGAACGGGCGAAGCATTGCGCGAAAAGCTCCCGGAGCTATATATCGCTGTCGTCGAGCCAAAAGGCTCCCCGGTACTATCTGGCGGAAAGCCTGGTCCACATAAACTGGTCGGCACGAGCCCTGGTTTTGTTCCGCACATCCTCAATACAAGCATTTATAATGAAATCATTCAAATCGCAGACGAAGAGGCCCTACAAAGCATGCGGCAGCTTGCGGCGTTGGAAGGGATTCTCGTCGGTCCTTCATCGGGTGCCTCGGTCTTTGCTGCCATCACGATTGCCAAAAGGCTGGGAGTGGGTAAGCGGGTCGTTTGCATTGCGCCTGACACGGGAGAGCGGTATTTGAGTATGAATCTTTTCTAA